GCGATCGGGCGACCCTCCACGATCAGATCGGGGCCCGCCACGTCCGCCAGCGGCCGCAGCACGAAGGCGCGCTCGGTCATGCGCGGGTGCGGCACCACGAGGGAGGGCGATCGGATGCGTCGGTCGCCGAACAGCAGCAGGTCGAGGTCGAGCGTGCGCGGCCCCTGCGGACGGTCGCGCCGGCGGCCGAACGCGTGCTCCAACCGTTGTAACCGCATCAACAAAGCCTCCGGTTGGATGCCGTCGACCGCGATGCGCGCCACCGCGTTGATGAACGCCGGCTGGTCGCGCACTGGACCGACTGGCGCCGTCCGGTACAGCGGGCTGAGCGCCGCATCGCCCGCGAACCGCCACGCGCGCATCCGGGCGAACGCGGCGCGCACCGCCGCCGCGGGGTCGCCGAGGTTGCCGCCGAGGCCGATATAGACCGTCTCGGCCACGCGTCGTCACGCCGGCGCGGCCACGACCGGGTTGCGGAGCACGCCGATGCCGTCGATGTCCACCTCGACCACGTCGCCGGCCGCGAGGGGGCCGACGCCAGACGGCGTGCCGGTCGTGATCACGTCGCCGGGTTCGAGCGTCATGACGGCGGTGATGAACTCGATGAGCTGCGCGACCGGAAAGAGTAGGTCCGCCGTGGTCGAGTCCTGCCGGAGTTCGCCGTTGACCCGGCTGCGCACCCGTAGGTTCGCCGGATCGAGGCCGCCGCGGATGCACGGGCCGATCGGGCAGAAGGTGTCGAACCCCTTGGCGCGCGTCCACTGGCCGTCGCGCCGCTGCAGATCGCGCACCGTGACGTCGTTGACGCATGTGTAGCCGAGGATGAAGTCGGCTGCGCAGTCGGCCGGGACGCGGCGCGCGCGACGGCTGATCACGACGCCGAGTTCCGCCTCGTAGTCGATCCGCTCGAAGCCGGCCGGCAATGCGATCGGATCGCCCGAGCCGACGACCGCCGACGGCGCTTTCAAGAAGATCAGCGGCTCGTCGGGGGGCTGTTTGCCCATCTCGCGGGCGTGTGCGCGGTAGTTGACGCCGACACCGACAATTTTCGACGGCGCGAGGTCGAAGTCCGTCGGCCCAGAGGAACCGTCGCGATACAGCGGCAGGCGCACGCGCGCGTTATACACCGCGGCGCGCGCGCGGCCCACCGCGGCGTCCCGGGCGCGACCCGACGGCGTCGGCTCCGCTCACCTACGTGCACCTACACGGTCGTCGGTTGCACCCCGGACGGACGCTCCGCTACACTTTTTTACCGATGGCCTCGTCTCGCCGGCCGACTGCGCTGGGCCACGTCCCGGCGCCGGGGGGCGCGTCCCCGGGCGGGGCGCCGGCGGGGGGCGGCGTGGACGACGACGAGAAGACCACCGTCGATGGCGGGCCGCCGAGCCCGCCGCGGCGCGCGACCCCGGACCGTTGGGAAGAGCGCACCGTCCAGGAGGGTGGCGGCGCGCTGCTGCGGCGCGCTGCGGCCGACATCGCCGATGCCGACTCGGTCGCCGGGACGATCGAGCGCGGGCTCGACGCCGAGACGATTGAGGAGACGACGACCGGATCGCCGCCGCCCAATCGGCTGGCCATCGGATCGAGTGACCTAAGCGCGTCGGCGGCCGATGCCGGGCTGTCGACGATCGACGAACCGACGGTCGACCAGCGCGCTCAACGTGAGCGAGCGCGACAGCAGGCGCGCGCGGCCGCGGCCGACGAGGAGGACAACAAGCCGACGCGGATCGCGCTGCACGCCCGCCTCATCGTGATCGGCGGCAACGATCGAGGACGCGAGTTCGCGATCGACTCCGCGCGCACGACCGTCGGCCGGGGCGTGGACAACGACATCGTCCTCACCGACATCGCCGTGTCGCGGCGGCACATGTCGATCGAGTTCGACGGCGCCGGATTCGTCGTGCGCGATCACAAATCCGGCAATGGCACGCTGGTCAACAACGAGCGCCGGGAAGTCGCGCGGCTGTCGAGCGGAGACCAGATCGAAATCGGCAACACGCTGTTGCGGTTCGAGTGTCCGCAAGCCGACGGCGGCGTCGCGGCGGAGGCTGCCGAGTTCGACGAGGACGCAAAGACGATCGAAGCGGGCGCGCCGGCGGCTGCGGGAGGCAAGCTGCCGTTGCCGTCCGGAGCGCGGGTGCGCGCAGCCCTGCCGACGCAAGCCCCGGCGTTCGCGCCCGCGCGGGCGTCCGTGCCGCTGCCCGCGTCGCGGCCGGTGCGCCGGCGCGAGTCCGCCCACGGTGCGTTGTCGGGATTGCCCGAGCCGGCGGGCGCCCTGCCGACGATGCCGGTGCCGCGCATCCCCGACGCGCCGCAGCTCACGCCCGAAGAGGAGCGGCGGCGGCGGCTGTGGATCGGGGCCGGCGTGGCGGGCGCGCTCGTCGCGCTCACCGCGATTGGCATCGCGTTGTCGGGCGACGCGCCGGCGCGCAAGGCCGGAGTGAGCGCCGCCGGCGAGATGCTCGGAATCGGTGCGGCGATCACAGCCGCGCGGTCGGTGGCAGCGCCCACCGCGGCGGCGCCGGACGCGGGCGCGCCGCGAGCGACGCCGGCCGTCACGCCGCTCGTGCTCGCCGACGCGGGCACGCCGTTGCCGGTCGTGGCGGTGCCGGCGCCGGACGCGGCGCCCGCGGTCGCCGCTCCCGACGCGGCGGTCAAGCGCGCGATCGCGACGCCCCCTCGCGCCATCGAGCCGCCAGCGCGCAAGCGGACCGAGCGCGTGCCGCCGCGGCGCAACGGGAAAAAGCGCGCGCCGCCGAAGCGCAGGGTCGGCAAGCGTTCGTCGCCGCCGCGCCGCGCGGTCGAGCGCGCACCGTCGCCGGAGCGCGCCGTCGCGTCCGCGCGCGCGCGCGCCCTGGCGCAATACAAGGGCAAGAAGTTCGCGGCCGCCGCCGCTTCGCTGCGGGAGGTCGCCGGGCGGGCGGGCGGCGACCGGGCGGAGATCGAGCGGCTCGCGGACGACTACGCGGCAGTCGGCACTCAGCTTGCGCTCGCCGAGCGGAGCAAAGCGTCGAACCCGCCTGCCGCGATGGCCGCGTACCGCAAGGCGCTCACGATCGATCGCCGATCCGGCGGGGGAGCCCACGCCCGGTACATCCGACTGCAACTCGGTGAGGTCGCGCCGCGCGCGGCCGCATCGTTCATGGCGCAAAAGAAGTACGAGGCGGCCAAGCGAGCTTGCGATGCGGCGGTCAACTACGGTGCCGGCGCCGATCCGATGGTCGCGCG
This genomic interval from Deltaproteobacteria bacterium contains the following:
- a CDS encoding FAA hydrolase family protein, which gives rise to MGRARAAVYNARVRLPLYRDGSSGPTDFDLAPSKIVGVGVNYRAHAREMGKQPPDEPLIFLKAPSAVVGSGDPIALPAGFERIDYEAELGVVISRRARRVPADCAADFILGYTCVNDVTVRDLQRRDGQWTRAKGFDTFCPIGPCIRGGLDPANLRVRSRVNGELRQDSTTADLLFPVAQLIEFITAVMTLEPGDVITTGTPSGVGPLAAGDVVEVDIDGIGVLRNPVVAAPA
- a CDS encoding FHA domain-containing protein: MASSRRPTALGHVPAPGGASPGGAPAGGGVDDDEKTTVDGGPPSPPRRATPDRWEERTVQEGGGALLRRAAADIADADSVAGTIERGLDAETIEETTTGSPPPNRLAIGSSDLSASAADAGLSTIDEPTVDQRAQRERARQQARAAAADEEDNKPTRIALHARLIVIGGNDRGREFAIDSARTTVGRGVDNDIVLTDIAVSRRHMSIEFDGAGFVVRDHKSGNGTLVNNERREVARLSSGDQIEIGNTLLRFECPQADGGVAAEAAEFDEDAKTIEAGAPAAAGGKLPLPSGARVRAALPTQAPAFAPARASVPLPASRPVRRRESAHGALSGLPEPAGALPTMPVPRIPDAPQLTPEEERRRRLWIGAGVAGALVALTAIGIALSGDAPARKAGVSAAGEMLGIGAAITAARSVAAPTAAAPDAGAPRATPAVTPLVLADAGTPLPVVAVPAPDAAPAVAAPDAAVKRAIATPPRAIEPPARKRTERVPPRRNGKKRAPPKRRVGKRSSPPRRAVERAPSPERAVASARARALAQYKGKKFAAAAASLREVAGRAGGDRAEIERLADDYAAVGTQLALAERSKASNPPAAMAAYRKALTIDRRSGGGAHARYIRLQLGEVAPRAAASFMAQKKYEAAKRACDAAVNYGAGADPMVARVRRGLERVAAGLYQEGVRLRKANPAKASGYLKRVLRIVPPDSPWYAKAYAALNATKPPRDDDE
- the folK gene encoding 2-amino-4-hydroxy-6-hydroxymethyldihydropteridine diphosphokinase is translated as MAETVYIGLGGNLGDPAAAVRAAFARMRAWRFAGDAALSPLYRTAPVGPVRDQPAFINAVARIAVDGIQPEALLMRLQRLEHAFGRRRDRPQGPRTLDLDLLLFGDRRIRSPSLVVPHPRMTERAFVLRPLADVAGPDLIVEGRPIAAWLADVRDQLYTRCSA